A portion of the Blastochloris tepida genome contains these proteins:
- the rpsF gene encoding 30S ribosomal protein S6: protein MPLYEHIFMARQDLTSQQVDDLTTQFKGVIEAGGGTVPKVEYWGVKSLAYRIRKNRKAHFTLFNIDAPAKAVAEMERQMGLSEDVVRSLTIRVDALEETPSVMMLKRDRDERRGDRRRDRDGFGGDDTEASEDNA from the coding sequence ATGCCGTTGTACGAGCATATCTTCATGGCCCGCCAGGACTTGACGTCCCAGCAGGTCGACGACCTCACCACCCAGTTCAAGGGTGTGATCGAGGCCGGTGGCGGCACGGTTCCCAAGGTCGAGTATTGGGGCGTCAAGTCGCTGGCCTACCGCATCCGCAAGAACCGCAAGGCCCACTTCACCCTGTTCAACATCGACGCCCCGGCCAAGGCCGTCGCCGAGATGGAACGCCAGATGGGCCTGTCGGAAGACGTGGTGCGCTCGCTCACCATCCGCGTCGACGCGCTCGAAGAGACGCCGTCGGTGATGATGCTGAAGCGCGACCGCGACGAGCGCCGTGGCGACCGCCGCCGCGACCGTGACGGCTTCGGCGGCGACGACACCGAGGCTTCGGAGGACAACGCATGA